Genomic window (Nicotiana sylvestris chromosome 7, ASM39365v2, whole genome shotgun sequence):
gttttagtgaaaaaggggagggtcactcatgtatgcataagggtagatgtcatgctcattaggtctttatttctgcaaatcatggcaagttctACATATcggaaatcctgttttaggttctgcacttctacattttcatgtAGAAATCCTATAAACTTCTGCACTTTGCATTCTAGAAATCCTGTCTAGGGGtctctgcatttcatacatagatatcatgtctatatcttctgcatctcatatagagaCCATGCTTATACGTTTTCTACATTTCTGCCTATCATATAGAGGACATATCTATAGAGcttcctgaattctgcatatgcatctatcattaggcaaatgtgcatataggtttaaataacaatcagtattttagataccatgtctataggacttctgcacttctataaacgtttaaaatcaataacgcctagaaagcatgcctataggagctatcaACTAAATCAGAATCGttcaactcgcttataagtctaaaatcggtaaatagCAATGCTTGAACATCTGCAGAACTCATGTTCCTGCAATTAATAAGTCTCCCTCTGTAAAGTTAGTATATTTTCTCTCCTGcattgttagatatcatgcctataggtttcacctaggcaagctttaagGTAAAACCAtaattgcatcagtctttgataaccaactagcaggcaggtctgattcggatttcttatctgaaatatgtaataaattagTCTACCTCATGCATTTTTTtctaagtttaattcagacctaatcagtacatgcaagacatgctaaacaatctgtctttaagtgaggaggtttgtttgagcctttaactgctatttgttttccCCTAACTGCTTATGTGtttttttgtttgtcgccttagactTTTACCCTTTTTAACTCTGAAAAtcccccaactccctcccctttaggattagtagtctcaatgcctccgagactaataggattggggcgggtaatagcatgcaataagtaacgataccattccgtgctttaataccttaacggggtgggatgggtagaatatggatatgatgaccggtgcgccaatatcacgtgcgacccctcttctgaggagtgattgctggatattgcattgatgtgatccatattatttgtaaacctaggacccccttccctttatttgctttcatctcttcttgtaaaactattcaaatcctttttcataaatttctgccctctctacttgccttcaaaagttttcaacctaattgcaatgttatatgcgaatccttatttgagccttgattgtttacttgtaaagtcacaattgtagcatagccgggaaccacactagtggatcttgaggggtgcctaataccttcccctcgagataaattttagcccttacccaaactctggttcttcatctCAATTCTTTTCTTAAAAGTGTCgcaatgcactataatcattaggtggcgactcttcaacttctaagacgcaattctcgaaagggaatagagttgtccttccaatgtcgtatacccgatttcgacccacGTATAGAAAAATGGGGTGTCGACATATACtcgtagaaaatattttaaaacaatatagggcatttcggttcttatcaaataatataatttttctcgataacagtaaattcaagtaacggtaaaacaAATCTAGTGACaacgaaaatattttaaaaaaaccaAAGTATtcatctcaaataactatttcggtatcatatcaagtaaaagacttgtcccacatgtaactcaaaataatcggtaacatatccatattaaaaatcatgtgtaaatcatgaacgttatgaaaacacaaattgcggtaagtTTACTACTCACTgtactcgtgccgaaataccaaatgcttcacctcgagcagttcgtacaaattcctccaatcaatttataattacataatatcgagCTCATGTTAATTGCCTCATTTAGGCTAAATCCATCACTAAtttagaatacccaatcatcgggGTTCATGTTTGAGTATTAGTTTGTGAATTTATATTTAATCATAGAACTAGTTCATaattctatcaatttcaaactatttAGTATAATTTATTCCTCTAAAACTAGACCTATCAGTGCTTAAATCAAACCTTTATAGCCTTATTATCTCCATAGTAGTTGTATATATAAGAGAAAAGTGATATTGAATTCTTTTGTACTATATGAAATTGCATAGATTCAGTGAAATAATTCAACAGATGAGAAGAAGAAGGTTAACCTCTTGAGTCGAAGGACAACTTTAATACTTTCAATTTCAACTCCCAATTCTTCTTAAGCCTTTGCCCaaagctttcttcttcttctcttttctttttcttcttctttggtttCGTTTTGTTTTCCATTTTCCTACAGAAACCTTGGCTTCTTTTGTTTGCTAACCCTTGCTAACCTTGGCAGGTTATTTTTCTAATGGGCTTCGGCCCCTtttgttcttctttcttttcctttttttttgttttgtttcattttgtttcatTGTGTTTTTTTAAGTTACTTTATtatagttattattattattattattattattatgaccAATACACCCTTATTTACAAAAATATAGGGTATTACATTCTCCTCACCTTATGAAATTCGGTCCCCGAGTAGACTGAAACAAATGGGGGTACTTGACTTGCATAGTATCTTCTATTTCCCAAAATAGCTTTTTCAACTGTATGATTTCTCCATAAGACTTTCACGAACACGATTTCTTTTGACTGTAGTTTTCTTATTTGTCTATCAACAATAGCCATTGGATCCTCCTCATAAGGCAACCTCTCATCGAGTGGTGTAGTCAGTGCTTCAATCACCTGAGATGAGTCTGATATTCATTTTCTTAGCATTGAGACGTGAAACACTGGATGACTAAAGGACAACTCAGGAGGAAGTGTCAAACGATAAGCCACGACTCCCACTTGGTCTAGTATCTCATACGATcctataaacctggggctcaacttgcctCTTTTCCCAAACCGCATCACACTTTTCATAGGGGAGACTTGTAGGAACACTTTGTCCCCAATTGTGAACACTAAATCTTTTCTTCTCTTACCAACATAAGACTTTTGTCTACTTTGAGCTGTAAGCAATCTCTGTCTGATCAACTGGACCTTGTCCATAGCTTCTTGTACTAGGTCAGGTCCCAATAAATTAGTCTCACCAGCTTCAAACCAttcgataggagaacgacatcttctaccatacaatgcttcaTACGGTGCCATTTAAATACTGGACtggaagctattgttgtaagcaaactcaggTAAAGGTAGATAAGCATACCAACTACCTCTAAACTCAAGAATGCAAGCTCTCAACATATCTTCCAAGATTTGTATAGTACATtcagactgcccgtctgtctgtggatgaaatgcagtACTAAGATCTACTCGTGTACCCAATGCTTCTTGAAAAGATTTCCAAATGCGTGAGGTAAATTGTGATCCTCTATTAGAGATGATGGATATTGGAACTCCGTGAAGTCGGACATTTCGTTCATAAATATCTGTGCATACCTGACTCCACCATATGTAGTCTTCACCTGCAAAAAGTGTGCTGATTTTGTCggtcgatctacaatcacccatacCGAGTCATAACCTCTAGGGGTTCGTGGTATCCCGgtgacaaaatccatagtaattctTTTCCATTTCTACTCTGGAATCTCAATTTGTTGTAGTAGTCCTGCGGGTCGCCGATGCTCAGCCTTGACCTGCTGACAAGTCAAACAACTAGAAATAAAgttagcaacatctttcttcataccTTCCCACCAATAAAATTGCTTTTGGCATGGTACATCTTTGTGGATCCAGGATGTATAGTGTATTTAGAGTTGTGGGCTTCTTCAAGAATAGCATGTCTCAACCCGTCTACGTCTGCTACACATAGCCTGTCACCCATTCGAAGAAAACCATCACTTTCAACAATCATATCCTTGCTTTTACCAGTTAAGACCCCATCTCTGTATTTACATAATCGTTCATCCTCATATTGGGTGGCCTTAATGCGCTCAACTAATGAAGACTTAGCCTGAGCACAAGCCAACAATGCCTCTGAATTTCCGACACTAAATCTGATACATGTATCTTCTAGTCTCTGAATATCTTTGGCCAAAAGTCTCTTTGTAGGGGCTATatgtgccaaactccccatagattttctactcaatgcatcagccaccacattggcttttccaggatgatacaaaatagaacAATCATAGTCTTTGGTAGTTCCATCCAATGACGTTGTCGAAGATTTAGATCTCTCTGCTGAAAGATATAATTCAGACTtttatggtcagtataaatctcacaagtttcgccatataaataatgtctccaaattttTAGAGCGAATACTACTGTAGCCATCTCCAAATCATATGTAGGATAGTTTTGCTTGTGCTTTTTCAATTGTCTCGAAGCATAAGCTATAACGCGACCATTTTGCATGAGAACACATCCTAATCCCACCCTCGAGGCGTCACAGAATACTGTAAATCCTCCAGAACCTAATGGTAAGGCTAATATTGTTGCAGTTGTCAAAcatgttttgagtttttgaaagCTCTGCTCACATTCCTCCATCCACTGAAACTTTGCATTTTTCTGTGTTAGCTTGGTCAGCGGTGCTGCTATTCTGGAGAAATCCTGCACAAAATGCCTGTAATAGCCTGCTAAGCCTATAAAGCTGTGAATTTCTGTAGGAGAAGTAGGTCTGGGTCATTTATGCACAACTTCagtcttcttaggatctaccatAATTCCATCTTTGGATACAATATGCCCCAAAAATGCTATCGAGTCTAACCAAaattcacacttcgagaacttatcATAAAGCCGATGTTCTCACAAAGTCTGCAATACAGTCCTGAGATGATCCTCGTATTCTCCTTGGCTACGagaatatatcaggatatcatcaataaatactattgcACATCTATCAAGAAATGACTTGAACACCCTATTCATTAAATCTATGAATGCCGCTAGAGCAGTAGTCAGTCCGAAAGGCATCACgagaaactcatagtgcccgtatcgagttctgaaagcagtcttagaaatatcttcatctttgattctaagttgatgataaccagaacagaggtcaatatttgaaaagtgggcagctccttgtaactgatcaaacatgtcatctatacgaggcaaaggatatttattgcgtattgttatcttgttcaactgcctgtagttAATGCACATTCTCAGGGATctatctttcttccttacaaacagtACTGGTGCACCCAatggtgatacactaggtctaataaaatcCTTATCTAACAAATCCTGTAACTTTTGCTTTAGCTccctcaactctgctggtgccattcgATATGGAGGTATCGATATGGGTTGTGTGTCAGGTAGCAAATCAATACTAAAGTCTATTTTTCGTACTGGAGGCAATCCTAGTAAAtcctcaggaaatacatcagaaaattctCTCACTACTGGTACAGTTTCTATACtaattgtttcctttcttgtgtcACTTACAATAGCTAAGAGACCCAAGCAACCTTTCTTCAGAAGTCGTTGATCTTTCATAAAAGATACAATTTTGCAAGTCTCTGGAACCTGACTCCCTCTTAGAATAAAACTGGGTTCATTTggtatctcaaaccttactatCTTTGCATGACAATCGACTATAGCATAGCAAGAAGATGACCAATACATTCCCATCAGCATgtcaaagtcaatcatatcaagtacAATAAGGTCAACTAGAGTATCTCTACCCTCAACCCGAATCTGACAAGAACGATACACGTATTCAGCTAATAGAGACTCTCCAACATGAGTAGCAACTAGAAAAGGATCATTTAATAACTCGGGCTGTCTACTAAATCTTAAAGTAAAGTATGAGGACACATAGGAGTGAGTAGAtaccggatcaatcaacgcaagtGCATCAAATGAATAGACAGAAAGAATACCTGTAACCACTGCATTCGAGGCCTGAGCATCCTGtctagtaaatgcaaaaactcTCGCATGACCTCTACCAGCATTTCCTTGTCCTTGATTCATAGTAGCATGGTCTCCAACACCTTGACCTCTATTTCATGTACCTATAGCACCTGAAATATTACGAGTAGTCTGAGTCGGTGCAGCCGACTGAATAGAAGCTTGGTTGAAATTTCTCGGAGGCTGAGGGCAATCCCTCAAGTGATGCCCCAACCGGCCACACCGAAAGCACTCTCCAATTAGAACACGACATTGGCCCAAATGTGATCTACCACAAGTCTGGCAGGCTGGAGTAGTGGCATACATCTATCCAGAATTATGATGTCAAGAAGATGATGGTCCCCTATTACCTTGTCTGTAATGTGGTCTTTATATGGACTGTGAAGACACGTGTGTCCCTGTTTGAGAACCCTGTTGTTGTTGTCTCTGATTTCCTGCTTTTCTATTTTCACTAAAACCACCACTGAAAGCCCCTCATGTCTTGGCCTTCTTACGTAAATCACTAGCTGCACGCTCCTCACATCCTTGTTTTCAATCTTTCTAGCAAGGTCGACTACATCAGAGTAGGATAAAGTCTTCATCTGTAGGGCTATTGCAGTGTATAGACGACCAACcaatccatcaacaaacctctgaaCTCGAGCTTCTTCTGTAGGCACTAAGTGAGGAGCATATATAGCTAGCGTACAGAACTTAGTGTTATATGTTGACACATCCATATCTGGAGTCTGAACCAATCTCTCAAAGTCTCTAGCATATTGTTGCATCAGACTGTCTGGAAGAAAATGATTCTTGAACAACTTAGTGAACTCGTCCCATGTCAGTGGTGGTGCTCCTGCAGGCCTTCCTAGTAATACCGTTTCATACCATGTATTGGCCATATCCTCTAGTTTGTATGCTGCGAGCTCCACGACTCTCTCACTAGAACATCCAAGAGCATGTACTGCCTTAAGTGTCCCATCCAAGAAACTTTGAGGATCTGCTGAATTATCCGAACTTGTGCATTTTAGTGATTTCAATTTCAGGAACTCGTGTAAGGATACTTCCTTATTCCTGAAAGGCTGAGTCTATGTAGGTGCTTGTGTCTGTAAAGTAGCCTGAGGAGCTGAACTTCTGCCCTGAGTAGGCACCAATGCCTCTAACACATTCAATAATCTTGCCACTGCATCTGCAGGTAAGGAAACAGTAGGTACAACAGTTGGCACTAGTGGTAGAGCGTTCTCAACTCCCTGCTCTTGCACTTGATTTGGCATAACAGCTTGGGTTTGACCCATGTTCCCAACTTGAGGTTGAGGAGCagtctgtcttctagtttgatgaaCCCTAACTTGACTGCCACCTTGGTAGCACCACGCCCAGCACCACGTCCAGCAGATGAGGGTGTGCATGTCCTATCCATCTGCAAAAGAaatattccaaagtcaatctcaaGTTATCTCAACGCACGATCAAAGaataaaagaagagaaaacatTCCTAGATGCTCAGTAGCCTCAAGATCATAAGTTTGGGCGCCTATATACCcatgaacaagactctactaaacattgcTCCATGCCTCGGGACTTAAAgactaagctctgataccaactttgtcatgacccaatttagGATTGTGACCCGCACTTAGGAGaaagtgctcccaagtaagccttATCAgtaattttacagaaaatcggacagagtttcccctatttttggaccatcccaaaaattttcctgtttcaaatcaacaaccaaacatcctaatatcatacCAAACTATCCACAACTTGTCAATTAACCAATATAAGTCTCCACCATAACTAAACCACCAACTAACCActagaaatactaatttatctccaactttgataaatgagaacgatactcaacataaggctataataacaaaagaatactAATGACACTAAAATActgactatggagcgactctaagattTCAATgaaaagaccataacaataaataaaatctatGCCCACGCGAACAAGTGTGAGGCTCACCGAGAAATATCAacctgtgcgctctaattaacgaaatcctcgcctGCGTCAACTGCAGTCTCTGTACAAAAATTAGTGGGGAATGAGTctctagctcagtgagtaataacacttaaccacaaccgtttttattggggacaagtcaAAAAACATGCTAGTATCTTAAACAGATAACATCAAAATGCCCTTTcaaaaacaataaataattttcaatctcatcatgcttttcttgtagtataatacaattaACAGTTCAGTAATAAGTtcggtaaccactgtataatatcaatattcacatttgggaggtttcaatgaacggatcatgtaatcggtataactgtggacttcttcgcaagaag
Coding sequences:
- the LOC138872892 gene encoding uncharacterized protein; its protein translation is MAPYEALYGRRCRSPIEWFEAGETNLLGPDLVQEAMDKVQLIRQRLLTAQSRQKSYVGKRRKDLVFTIGDKVFLQVSPMKSVMRFGKRDSSQVIEALTTPLDERLPYEEDPMAIVDRQIRKLQSKEIVFVKVLWRNHTVEKAILGNRRYYASQVPPFVSVYSGTEFHKVRRM
- the LOC104239387 gene encoding uncharacterized protein; this translates as MNQGQGNAGRGHARVFAFTRQDAQASNAVVTGILSVYSFDALALIDPVSTHSYVSSYFTLRFSRQPELLNDPFLVATHVGESLLAEYVYRSCQIRVEGRDTLVDLIVLDMIDFDMLMGMYWSSSCYAIVDCHAKIVRFEIPNEPSFILRGSQVPETCKIVSFMKDQRLLKKGCLGLLAIVSDTRKETISIETVPVVREFSDVFPEDLLGLPPVRKIDFSIDLLPDTQPISIPPYRMAPAELRELKQKLQDLLDKDFIRPSVSPLGAPVLFVRKKDRSLRMCINYRQLNKITIRNKYPLPRIDDIIKDEDISKTAFRTRYGHYEFLVMPFGLTTALAAFIDLMNRVFKSFLDRCAIVFIDDILIYSRSQGEYEDHLRTVLQTLPTSPTEIHSFIGLAGYYRHFVQDFSRIAAPLTKLTQKNAKFQWMEESERSKSSTTSLDGTTKDYDCSILYHPGKANVVADALSRKSMGSLAHIAPTKRLLAKDIQRLEDTCIRFSVGNSEALLACAQAKSSLVERIKATQYEDERLCKYRDGVLTGKSKDMIVESDGFLRMGDRLCVADVDGLRHAILEEAHNSKYTIHPGSTKMYHAKSNFIGGKVKTTYGGVRYAQIFMNEMSDFTEFQYPSSLIEDHNLPHAFGNLFKKHWVHE